A part of Caldicellulosiruptor owensensis OL genomic DNA contains:
- a CDS encoding ABC transporter ATP-binding protein yields the protein MLALEVRNLVKRYSNILALDNLSLSIKEGEVFGLLGPNGAGKTTFINCILGLTPFDRGEIYIFGKPLNKALKELKWQIGIVPQEIALYSNLTVYENLSFFGSLYNLSGKVLKERIEFALEFVQMQDSIKKQIKNLSGGMKRRVNIAAALLNNPKLLIMDEPTVGIDIFSRKLILESVEKLSGSGITIIYTTHYIEEVDRICTSVAFINKGTIIEYGPKEFLIRKLSNNNIIRIKLGKFKDEAISKIKKINGIEKTSFSENELIITANNSSNLIKDIIEVLSQEQCEILSISYEKPTMEKLYFAVMGYTIDEKGEIVHEISS from the coding sequence ATGCTTGCACTTGAAGTCAGAAATCTTGTGAAAAGATATTCAAATATTCTTGCACTTGATAATCTTTCGCTTTCGATAAAAGAAGGAGAGGTTTTTGGACTTTTAGGGCCAAACGGTGCAGGAAAAACAACTTTTATAAACTGTATACTGGGACTCACTCCATTTGACAGAGGTGAAATTTACATCTTTGGAAAACCTCTCAATAAAGCCTTGAAAGAATTAAAATGGCAGATTGGAATTGTCCCCCAGGAGATAGCACTTTACAGCAACCTGACTGTGTATGAAAACCTCAGTTTTTTCGGTTCTCTTTATAATTTGTCAGGTAAAGTTTTAAAAGAAAGAATAGAATTTGCTCTTGAGTTTGTTCAGATGCAGGACAGCATAAAGAAACAAATAAAAAACCTATCTGGCGGAATGAAAAGAAGGGTAAACATTGCCGCAGCTCTTTTGAATAATCCAAAACTTTTGATAATGGATGAACCCACTGTTGGAATTGATATATTCTCAAGAAAACTGATTTTAGAATCTGTTGAAAAACTCTCTGGAAGTGGTATTACAATTATTTATACAACTCATTACATAGAAGAAGTTGACAGAATATGCACATCTGTTGCCTTTATAAACAAAGGAACTATAATAGAATACGGTCCAAAAGAGTTTCTTATCAGAAAACTATCAAACAATAATATAATAAGAATAAAGCTTGGCAAATTCAAAGATGAAGCTATTTCAAAAATTAAGAAAATAAATGGAATAGAAAAAACATCTTTTTCTGAAAACGAACTTATAATCACTGCAAATAACTCCAGTAATTTAATAAAAGATATTATCGAAGTTCTCTCTCAAGAACAATGTGAAATACTTTCAATATCATATGAAAAACCAACTATGGAAAAACTGTATTTTGCAGTAATGGGTTATACCATAGACGAAAAAGGAGAGATTGTTCATGAAATCAGCAGTTAA
- a CDS encoding ABC transporter permease, with the protein MKSAVKAFFFTLKENIMSIPLLSIMLIFPIVIIFILGNALSGYFKQTDIPKTNIILVFEDNLKPYIHDTLLKNDKTFSKLFESEVVSSKSDAIKKFSSSNKYTAVVVFRQTKENGPKSYSPFGFDIQIMAKGGFPEAGFVKVYFSIFSNYYKFAKNIYTPQDIPKNIEFESAFSGRFPRAIDYYAVTMVVMMALYGAFAGVAVIEGERRQNTLIRLFASPKNPQIIFVSKALAQMVFLYVQLCIIIIFSKLVYNANWGKNLSFVFLLILIYSIFCILFGILIALVAKSYVFSNVLISSFAVIATFLVGGYTRVNISNRFLASIRDILPNNVVQSTLFSIIYNPSETNTLKIAFVYFGILCTVVAIICIFLMRAVKPWQFSK; encoded by the coding sequence ATGAAATCAGCAGTTAAAGCATTTTTCTTTACTTTAAAAGAAAATATTATGAGTATTCCACTTCTTTCAATAATGCTTATCTTCCCAATTGTTATCATTTTTATACTTGGAAATGCTCTGTCTGGATATTTCAAACAAACTGACATTCCAAAGACTAATATTATTCTTGTTTTTGAAGATAATCTTAAACCATATATTCATGATACTCTCTTGAAAAACGATAAAACCTTTTCAAAGCTGTTTGAGTCAGAAGTTGTTTCTTCAAAGTCCGATGCCATAAAAAAGTTTTCAAGTTCAAATAAATACACAGCTGTTGTTGTTTTCAGACAAACTAAAGAAAATGGCCCAAAAAGTTACAGTCCTTTTGGTTTTGATATACAAATCATGGCAAAAGGAGGCTTTCCTGAAGCCGGGTTTGTAAAAGTTTATTTTTCTATATTTTCAAACTACTATAAATTTGCAAAAAACATTTATACACCACAAGATATCCCGAAAAATATAGAATTTGAATCTGCGTTTTCAGGACGTTTTCCAAGAGCTATTGACTACTATGCTGTTACAATGGTTGTTATGATGGCTCTTTACGGCGCTTTTGCTGGAGTTGCTGTAATAGAAGGAGAAAGAAGACAGAACACTCTAATTAGACTTTTTGCATCACCCAAAAATCCACAGATAATATTTGTGTCAAAAGCGCTTGCGCAAATGGTATTTTTATATGTCCAGCTTTGCATAATAATAATCTTTTCAAAACTTGTTTACAATGCTAACTGGGGTAAAAACCTTTCTTTTGTATTCCTTTTAATTCTAATCTACAGCATATTTTGCATTCTTTTTGGAATTTTGATTGCACTTGTTGCCAAAAGCTATGTTTTCTCAAATGTTCTTATAAGCTCGTTTGCTGTTATAGCAACATTTCTGGTTGGCGGGTATACAAGAGTTAATATATCAAACAGATTTCTTGCATCTATAAGAGATATTCTGCCAAACAACGTTGTGCAATCAACATTGTTTAGCATAATATATAACCCATCTGAAACAAATACCTTGAAAATTGCTTTTGTCTACTTCGGTATACTCTGTACAGTAGTTGCTATAATATGTATATTTCTGATGAGGGCGGTGAAACCATGGCAATTTTCAAAATAA